In the Pectinophora gossypiella unplaced genomic scaffold, ilPecGoss1.1 Pgos_36, whole genome shotgun sequence genome, one interval contains:
- the LOC126381105 gene encoding uncharacterized protein K02A2.6-like isoform X1 — protein MLRAGVIEPVERSDWATPLVLASKADGGLRICADYKVTLNRVLLVDKYPVPKVEDLFSNLCGNQYFTKLDLSQAYNQLVLDESSRSYTVINTHRGLFKYSRLVFGLASSPGIFQKFMENIFKGIPDVVIFYDDILIKSKDMDSHLKTIEQVLGILQRNGLKIKKSKCDFLTERVQYLGFIVDKKGIQVNQEKIKPIINMLPPQNATELKSFLGMVNFYGKFVKNLSSYLTPLYELLKKGQHYYWGKLQNEAFQKIKKVLCGVEVLVHYDISRPTVVTCDASAYGLGAVLAQRASDGAERVVSYASRALTAAEKNYSQIHKEALAIIFAIEKFHQYLYGRKFILRTDHKPLVSIFGPNTGIPTTAASRLQRWAIKLSAYDFKIEYVNTDKNTADALSRLIKSHKEETVSAEEELPEQTYLHFASDALLLDYKMLRRETATDPILSRISSFITDGWPAKVDIKELKPYWNRKKELYTELGCVMLGNRVVIPAACRAWVIKELHEVHMGIVKTKALARSYAWWPGIDEQIESVCRECVVCASVADAPPTRAPSPWTWPSRPWSRLHLDFLGPIVGITYLIVVDSCSKWIEAIKMKSTTAAAVINVLHDMWSRFGLPKQVVSDNGPPFSSSEFCTFLKNNGINHIFSAPYHPSSNGAAENAVKICKRAIKKALKQGVDVDIALNRFLLAYRNTEHISTGESPAKLLQGRALRMRLDKIKPDRLERVSERQLRLQNQGDTEAAVSRQQQLDQDGSVWCRDYRSRDKWVPGKITEKLGNRDYTITYENGTEVHRHVDQLRRRVSSAVCTPPKITARRSSLSAVPVEVSSDQEERPTVVRESPTAIVQPSVSTDRSQVSEESMRDRSKRIAKPPVRFGFDEYF, from the coding sequence ATGCTGCGCGCCGGCGTCATCGAGCCCGTCGAGCGCTCCGACTGGGCCACTCCATTGGTGCTTGCAAGTAAGGCTGATGGCGGTTTACGTATATGTGCTGACTATAAGGTAACCCTGAATCGTGTCTTACTGGTCGATAAGTACCCGGTGCCGAAGGTAGAAGATCTGTTTAGTAACTTATGCGGAAATCAGTATTTCACAAAACTAGATTTATCGCAGGCTTATAACCAGCTGGTATTAGATGAGTCATCCCGATCTTATACCGTGATTAATACGCACAGAGGTCTATTTAAGTACAGTCGCTTAGTATTTGGGCTGGCATCAAGCCCGGGCATTTTTCAAAAGTTTatggaaaatatatttaaaggtATACCAGACGTGGTGATATTTTACGATGACATTTTGATCAAAAGTAAAGATATGGATAGTCACTTGAAAACTATTGAACAGGTTTTAGGAATTCTACAAAGGAATggtttgaaaattaaaaaaagtaaatgtgattTCTTAACAGAGCGAGTGCAGTATCTAGGATTTATTGTAGATAAGAAGGGAATACAAGTCAACcaggaaaaaataaaaccaatcaTAAACATGCTCCCACCACAGAATGCCACTGAACTAAAGTCATTTTTGGGTATGGTCAATTTCTATGGAAAGTTTGTTAAAAATTTATCATCGTACTTGACCCCACTTTACGAATTACTGAAAAAAGGCCAGCATTATTACTGGGGGAAACTGCAAAATGAGGCTtttcagaaaattaaaaaagtattatgCGGTGTGGAGGTGTtagtacattatgatatatcACGGCCGACGGTGGTGACGTGCGACGCGAGTGCGTACGGGCTGGGCGCGGTGCTAGCGCAGCGGGCGTCGGATGGCGCTGAGCGGGTGGTCTCGTATGCATCGCGGGCCCTTACCGCGGCGGAAAAAAACTATAGTCAAATCCACAAGGAAGCCTTAGCAATCATATTCGCCATAGAAAAATTTCATCAGTACCTGTATGGAAGAAAATTTATCTTACGCACAGATCACAAACCCTTAGTCAGTATATTCGGTCCGAATACAGGGATACCTACCACGGCGGCGAGTCGTCTCCAAAGGTGGGCTATTAAACTCTCCGCGTATGATTTTAAAATAGAATATGTCAATACAGACAAAAACACCGCAGACGCTTTATCGCGCCTAATAAAGTCACACAAGGAAGAGACAGTTTCCGCCGAGGAGGAGCTGCCAGAGCAAACTTACCTTCATTTCGCGTCAGATGCACTCCTATTAGATTACAAGATGTTACGTAGGGAAACAGCGACAGACCCGATACTGAGTAGAATAAGTAGTTTCATAACGGATGGATGGCCAGCGAAGGTAGATATTAAAGAGCTAAAACCATATTGGAATCGAAAGAAGGAATTATATACAGAGCTAGGTTGTGTTATGTTAGGAAATCGAGTAGTCATTCCAGCAGCATGTAGGGCGTGGGTGATCAAGGAATTACACGAAGTCCATATGGGCATAGTCAAAACAAAGGCGTTAGCTAGAAGTTACGCGTGGTGGCCCGGAATAGACGAGCAGATTGAATCGGTGTGTCGTGAGTGCGTCGTGTGCGCTAGCGTAGCGGACGCGCCGCCCACCCGAGCACCGAGCCCATGGACTTGGCCAAGCCGCCCATGGTCACGTTTACATTTAGATTTCTTAGGCCCAATTGTAGGCATTACTTACCTGATAGTGGTAGACTCATGTTCAAAGTGGATAGAGGCTATTAAGATGAAAAGCACGACAGCAGCAGCTGTTATCAATGTGTTACATGACATGTGGTCGAGGTTTGGGCTACCGAAACAGGTGGTAAGTGACAATGGTCCGCCATTCTCTAGTTCGGAATTTTGcacgttcttaaaaaataacgGTATTAATCACATTTTCTCAGCACCATACCACCCATCCTCTAATGGAGCAGCGGAAAACGCTGTAAAAATATGTAAACGGGCAATTAAAAAAGCATTAAAACAAGGAGTAGACGTAGATATAGCTTTGAATAGGTTCTTGTTAGCTTATAGAAACACCGAACATATTTCGACTGGTGAAAGCCCTGCAAAATTATTACAGGGGAGAGCACTACGTATGCGCCTAGATAAAATAAAGCCAGATCGTTTGGAACGAGTGAGTGAGAGGCAGCTTCGACTCCAAAACCAAGGCGACACCGAGGCAGCAGTGAGTCGTCAGCAACAGCTTGATCAGGATGGCAGCGTTTGGTGCCGCGACTACCGTTCCAGGGATAAATGGGTACCGGGTAAGATCACGGAAAAGCTAGGAAACAGAGATTACACTATTACATACGAAAACGGAACCGAGGTACATAGGCACGTCGACCAATTAAGACGTAGGGTTTCCAGTGCTGTATGTACACCGCCAAAAATCACAGCCCGCCGCTCTAGCTTATCAGCAGTGCCAGTGGAGGTGAGCAGCGACCAGGAGGAGCGCCCGACGGTCGTGAGAGAGTCGCCGACAGCCATTGTACAGCCCAGTGTGTCTACCGACAGGTCTCAGGTCTCCGAAGAGAGTATGAGGGATAGGTCTAAGAGGATTGCAAAACCACCTGTGCGATTTGGTTTTGATGAGTATTTTTAA